Proteins encoded together in one Amphiprion ocellaris isolate individual 3 ecotype Okinawa chromosome 14, ASM2253959v1, whole genome shotgun sequence window:
- the bicdl2 gene encoding BICD family-like cargo adapter 2 → MFTPRKDSLPSPSLEDSFFPLSSSSSVSLSFALPSSTSSPGSVDSGGGIETDLILAAELGQALLEKNEELAASLEQREREMEALQQEKHVLQRKLEMNELTSGQREAELTADLAALRIELEKHHSQGRDRRKDESEQMTQLASHNQRLVEQLAEAVTLEHCLRTEIRSLREEMEESSFSRNISFTQLGSIQAENKVLQERQSHMEGQLKASQEDSQRLRMERDGLRDRLSEVQMKVREKEAEIEQEQGVVFELRTLNRSLQQKALNLGEEGVLDSSHTQPLSLLSEIQQSQAKEALLAHSTVLQARDEEIQALKEELQSQREKLESLREELKPFRSSPDKPSYSSLESELATVRQEKETLTQQLLNTIQHKVALSQELDAWQEDMRLVINQQVQQREEERKKEVQREKDNTGGLHRSKSLRVKGEGGKGFFSSLFRDK, encoded by the exons ATGTTCACCCCCAGGAAGGACAGTCTTCCCTCACCCAGCCTGGAGGACTCCttcttccctctctcctcttcctcctctgtgtctctctccttTGCTCTCCCCTCGTCCACATCGTCTCCTGGCAGCGTTGACAGCGGAGGAGGGATAGAGACCGACCTGATCCTCGCTGCAGAGCTTGGCCAGGCTTTACTGGAGAAGAATGAGGAGCTGGCAGCCTCTCtggagcagagggagagagagatggag GCTTTGCAGCAGGAGAAGCATGTTCTTCAGAGGAAGCTGGAGATGAATGAACTGACATCTGGACAGAGAGAGGCGGAGCTGACTGCGGATTTAGCCGCCTTGAGGATTGAGCTGGAGAAACATCACAGTCAGGGGCGTGACCGGCGAAAAGATGAGAGTGAGCAGATGACTCAATTAGCCAGTCATAACCAGCGACTGGTGGAGCAACTAGCAGAG GCTGTCACACTGGAGCACTGCTTGAGGACTGAGATTCGTTCTCTCAGGGAAGAGATGGAAGAATCGTCTTTTAGCCGAAACATCAGCTTCACACAATTAGGGAGCATACAAGCAGAG AACAAAGTTTTGCAGGAGCGGCAGTCGCACATGGAGGGACAGCTGAAAGCTTCACAGGAGGACAGCCAAAGACTCCGCATGGAGAGAGACGGACTGAGAGACAGACTGTCTGAAGTCCAGATgaaagtgagagagaaagaagcgGAG ATAGAACAGGAGCAGGGAGTGGTGTTTGAGTTGCGCACCTTGAATCGCTCCCTGCAGCAAAAAGCTTTGAACCTGGGAGAAGAGGGCGTCCTGGACagttcacacacacaacctTTGTCTCTGCTCAGTGAAATTCAGCAATCGCAG GCTAAAGAGGCCCTTCTAGCTCACTCCACAGTCCTGCAAGCAAGGGATGAAGAAATACAAGCACTGAAAGAGGAG CTGCAGTCTCAACGAGAAAAACTGGAGTCTCTGAGGGAAGAACTCAAGCCTTTTAGAAGCAGTCCTGACAAGCCAAGCTACAG CTCCCTGGAGAGTGAACTGGCCACGGTGCGTCAGGAGAAAGAAACACTGACTCAGCAGCTTCTCAACACCATCCAACACAAAGTAGCGCTTTCTCAGGAGCTGGATGCATGGCAG GAGGACATGCGGTTGGTGATCAATCAGCAGGTGCagcaaagagaggaggagagaaagaaggaggtcCAGCGAGAGAAGGACAACACTGGAGGACTCCACAGAAGCAAGTCTCTGAGAGTGAagggagaaggagggaaagGATTCTTCTCATCTCTTTTCAGAGACAAATAA
- the mia gene encoding melanoma-derived growth regulatory protein isoform X1, whose amino-acid sequence MACKLWLVLSVGLLLATSEAGRQMPKLSDKKLCADSECSHPILIARALQDYYPGDCRFIPIRQGQLVYVYAMLKDRGNLFWAGSVQDSYYGQQEARVGHFPSSVVEETHALMPASTEVKTTKWDFYCY is encoded by the exons ATGGCTTGCAAACTCTGGCTTGTACTTTCAGTGGGACTTTTGCTGGCAACCTCAGAAGCTGGAAGACAGATGCCTAAACTCTCGGACAAGAAACTCTGTGCCGACTCTGAATGCAGCC ATCCCATTCTGATAGCTCGAGCTCTGCAGGACTACTACCCTGGAGACTGCAGGTTCATCCCCATCAGACAGGGGCAGCTCGTCTATGTTTATGCAATGCTAAAAGACAGAGGGAACCTCTTCTGGGCTGGCAGC GTACAAGACTCCTACTATGGACAGCAGGAAGCTCGTGTTGGCCACTTCCCCAGCAGCGTGGTGGAAGAGACTCACGCTCTCATGCCAGCCAGCACTGAAGTCAAAACTACT aAATGGGACTTCTACTGTTACTGA
- the mia gene encoding melanoma-derived growth regulatory protein isoform X2, with protein sequence MPKLSDKKLCADSECSHPILIARALQDYYPGDCRFIPIRQGQLVYVYAMLKDRGNLFWAGSVQDSYYGQQEARVGHFPSSVVEETHALMPASTEVKTTKWDFYCY encoded by the exons ATGCCTAAACTCTCGGACAAGAAACTCTGTGCCGACTCTGAATGCAGCC ATCCCATTCTGATAGCTCGAGCTCTGCAGGACTACTACCCTGGAGACTGCAGGTTCATCCCCATCAGACAGGGGCAGCTCGTCTATGTTTATGCAATGCTAAAAGACAGAGGGAACCTCTTCTGGGCTGGCAGC GTACAAGACTCCTACTATGGACAGCAGGAAGCTCGTGTTGGCCACTTCCCCAGCAGCGTGGTGGAAGAGACTCACGCTCTCATGCCAGCCAGCACTGAAGTCAAAACTACT aAATGGGACTTCTACTGTTACTGA
- the si:dkey-71l1.1 gene encoding mitochondrial import receptor subunit TOM40B, with product MGSVLALSSSPGHQNWPFSTDPPPSRWDAHPAHWDSPPRWERRDGRLPNPGSFHSLHRSCKDVFPQQIEGVKMIVNKTLSSFFKVSHTLHLSAVSPSYYRFHVEHLQSDDYSKDKDAPALIGEMDSSGSLNAHALLHLTERVRARTVFQTQQSQFVTWQFETEYRGNDFTAAVTVANPDVLRESVILVAHFLQSVSSGLVLGGELVYHRGRAEEGGILTLAGQYSRPNWVATLNAGKGGAHASYYHRANKQIQVGVEFEASTRTQETTTSFGYQMELPEANMVFRGMINSRCIIGGVLEKRLTPLPATLIMGAFVNHRGDKLQVGLGVNVG from the exons ATGGGCAGTGTTCTGGCTTTGTCTTCCAGTCCAGGCCATCAGAACTGGCCTTTCTCCACGGACCCCCCTCCATCTCGCTGGGACGCACATCCTGCTCACTGGGACAGTCCACCACGCTGGGAGAGGAGAGATGGCCGCCTACCCAACCCAGGCAGCTTTCATTCTCTCCACAGGAGCTGCAAAG ATGTGTTTCCTCAGCAGATTGAAGGTGTCAAGATGATTGTTAACAAAACTCTGAGTAGCTTCTTCAAG GTCAGTCATACGCTCCACCTCAGTGCTGTCAGTCCTTCCTACTATCGATTCCATGTGGAGCATTTGCAGTCTGATGACTACAGCAAGGACAAG gaTGCCCCAGCATTAATCGGTGAGATGGACTCTTCAGGTAGTCTGAACGCTCACGCTCTGCTGCATCTCACTGAGCGTGTACGAGCTAGAACGGTGTTCCag ACCCAACAGTCCCAGTTTGTAACGTGGCAATTTGAAACTGAGTACAGAGGGAACGACTTCACTGCTGCTGTGACTGTAGCCAACCCAGACGTCCTTAGAGAGTCAG TTATCCTTGTAGCACACTTCCTGCAGAGTGTATCATCCGGGTTGGTGTTAGGAGGAGAGCTTGTTTACCATCGGGGCCGAGCAGAGGAAGGAGGAATTCTTACTTTGGCTGGACAGTACTCaa GACCAAACTGGGTGGCAACGCTGAATGCTGGGAAAGGAGGCGCTCATGCTAGCTACTATCACAGAGCCAACAAACAG ATCCAAGTCGGGGTGGAGTTTGAAGCCAGCACCAGGACACAAGAGACCACAACCTCATTTGGGTACCAGATGGAACTCCCTGAGGCCAACATGGTCTTTCGAG GTATGATCAACAGTCGCTGCATAATAGGAGGCGTGTTGGAGAAGCGTCTGACCCCGCTCCCTGCCACCCTAATCATGGGCGCCTTTGTAAATCACAGAGGTGACAAGCTGCAAGTGGGCCTAGGTGTCAACGTGGGTTAA
- the LOC111580654 gene encoding alpha-crystallin B chain-like, translating to MDIPIQYPWYRRAFPHRLSDFSMAEPLTDWPLMWPFSFSFPWMRSSFMRWFNWPDNGHSEMRTEKDRYVIYLDVKHFSPEELSVNISDEFITIHAKHEERQDDHGYVSREFLRKYRLPSGVSAAEVNSSLSSDGVLTITAPRSAPGPERNIPITCEDGTQKK from the exons ATGGATATCCCCATCCAGTACCCCTGGTACCGCCGGGCCTTCCCACATCGACTCTCTGACTTCTCCATGGCAGAACCTCTCACCGATTGGCCCCTGATGTGGcccttctccttttccttcccCTGGATGCGGTCTTCGTTCATGCGCTGGTTCAACTGGCCTGACAATGGACACAGTGAG ATGCGCACAGAGAAGGATCGCTATGTCATTTATCTGGATGTGAAGCATTTCTCCCCCGAAGAGCTGAGTGTCAATATTAGCGACGAgttcatcacaatacatgccaAACACGAAGAAAGACAG GATGATCATGGCTATGTGTCAAGAGAGTTTCTGAGGAAGTACAGGCTTCCTTCTGGCGTGTCCGCAGCTGAGGTCAATTCCAGTCTGTCCTCTGATGGTGTGCTGACAATCACTGCACCTCGGTCAGCTCCTGGACCAGAGCGCAACATTCCTATTACCTGTGAAGATggaacacagaaaaaataa